The Bordetella sp. FB-8 genome includes a window with the following:
- a CDS encoding helix-turn-helix transcriptional regulator, protein MLSTASLAETAALIGDLARASMLAALMDGRALTAAELALLAGISPQTASGHLARLTQAGLLSMEKQGRHRYHRLASPSVAHLLEHIMSVSVEREAGARPRGPDVVTGPRDKALRYARTCYDHLAGEIAVAITDSLVQAGHIELTSEAGALTAQGTRFLQDLGIEPRASAQHAAQRKSTRVFCRPCLDWSERRHHIAGTLGATLFQHYLKQGWIRRPEGTRSVSVTPAGQQAFTRVFGLRL, encoded by the coding sequence ATGCTCAGCACGGCATCATTGGCTGAAACGGCCGCGCTCATCGGAGATCTGGCGCGCGCGAGCATGCTCGCCGCGCTGATGGATGGCCGCGCCCTGACCGCCGCGGAACTGGCGCTGTTGGCGGGAATCTCGCCCCAGACGGCCAGCGGGCATCTTGCCAGGCTGACGCAAGCCGGCCTGCTGTCCATGGAAAAGCAAGGCCGCCACCGCTACCACCGGCTCGCCTCGCCGTCCGTGGCGCATCTGTTGGAGCACATCATGTCGGTCTCGGTCGAGCGCGAAGCCGGCGCGCGGCCGCGCGGTCCGGATGTCGTGACCGGTCCGCGCGACAAGGCGCTGCGCTACGCACGCACCTGCTACGACCACCTGGCTGGCGAGATCGCGGTGGCCATCACGGACAGCCTGGTCCAGGCGGGCCATATCGAACTGACATCGGAGGCTGGCGCCCTGACGGCGCAGGGAACCCGTTTCCTGCAAGACCTGGGCATCGAACCCCGCGCCAGTGCGCAGCATGCCGCGCAGCGCAAATCGACCCGCGTCTTCTGTCGGCCCTGCCTGGATTGGAGCGAACGCCGCCACCATATCGCGGGCACGCTCGGAGCCACCCTGTTCCAGCACTACCTGAAACAAGGGTGGATAAGGCGGCCCGAAGGCACACGCAGTGTCAGCGTCACGCCCGCCGGACAACAGGCTTTCACCCGCGTCTTCGGATTGCGTCTGTAG
- a CDS encoding DUF3563 family protein — protein sequence MFAQFFYRLTHLFGFHSLSREEAYLACAVDLGQLECRVLALDHGMEM from the coding sequence ATGTTTGCGCAATTTTTCTATCGACTGACCCACTTATTTGGATTTCACAGCCTGTCCCGGGAAGAGGCCTATCTGGCTTGCGCAGTCGATCTGGGCCAGCTGGAATGTCGCGTGCTCGCTCTGGACCACGGTATGGAAATGTGA